A region of the Streptomyces durocortorensis genome:
GCGTGTGCGCCGAGGCCTCGTCGCTCGCCGGACACCAGAAGCTGGGCAACCTCGTCGTGCTCTACGACGACAACCACATCTCGATCGAGGGGGACACCAGCACCGCGTTCTCCGAGGACGTCCTCCAGCGGTACGCCTCCTACGGCTGGCACGTGCAGCGGGTGGAGCCGAAGCCCGACGGCGACCTGGACCCCCGTGCCCTGCGCGAGGCGTTCCTCGCCGCCAAGGAGGTGCGCGACCGGCCCACCCTGATCGCCGCGCGCTCGGTCATCGCCTGGCCCGCCCCCCGTGCCAAGGGCACCGCCGCCGCGCACGGGGCCGCCCTCGGCGCACAGGAGGTCGCTGCCACCAAGGAGGTCCTCGGCCTCGACCCGGCCCGCTCCTTCCACGTACCGGACGAGGTCCTCGCGCACACCCGGACCGCCCTGGTCCGCGGCCGTGCCGCACACACCGCCTGGGCCGGGAAGCTGGCGCAGTGGCGCGACGCCCACCCCCGCCGGGCCGCGGAGTACGACCGGATCACCCAGGGGCAGCCGCCGGCCGGGTGGGAGAACAAGCTCCCCGTCTTCGAGCCCGGCACCTCCGTCGCCACCCGCAAGGCGTCGGGCACCGTACTCGCCGCGCTGGGGCCGCTGCTGCCCGAGCTGTGGGGCGGCTCCGCCGACCTGGCCGGGTCCAACAACACCACGATCGACAGCAGTTCGTCCTTCCTGCCGCTGGGCAACGCCCTGCCGCAGGCCGACCCGTACGGCCGTACCGTGCACTTCGGCATCAGGGAACACGCCATGGCGTCCGTGATGAACGGGGTGGCGCTGCACGGCGCGACCCGCATCTACGGGGGCACTTTCCTGGTCTTCTCCGACTACATGCGCCCCGCCGTGCGGCTCGCCGCGCTGATGCGGCTCCCGGTCACCTACGTGTGGACCCACGACTCGGTCGGGCTCGGCGAGGACGGCCCCACCCACCAGCCGGTCGAGCAGCTCGCCACCCTGCGGGCCATCCCCGGGCTGAACGTCGTACGCCCCGCCGACGCCAACGAGACGGCGGCCGCCTGGGCGGAGATCCTGCGCCGGCACAGCGCCGACCCGGCCCCGCACGGGATCGTGCTGTCGCGGCAGAACCTGCCCGTCTACCCGCCCAACGAGCTTGTCCCGCGCGGCGGTTACGTCTTCCGTGAGGCCGAGGGCGGGGTTCCGCAGGCGCTGCTCGTGGCCACCGGTTCCGAGGTGTCCCTGGCGGTCGCCGCCCAGGAGCTGCTGGCGAAGCGCGGTATCGCGGCCCGGGTGGTGTCGATGCCCTGCCTGGAATGGTTCATGGAGCAGGACCGCTCCTACCGGGACCAGGTGCTGCCACCCGACGTACGCGTACGGGTGACGGTCGAGGCCGGAGTGGGTCTCGGCTGGGACCGCATCGCGGGCGAGGCGGGGCGCGTGATGTCCCTGGAGCGGTTCGGCGCCTCGGCCGACGGCGCGCTGCTCTTCCGCGAGTTCGGCTTCACCCCCGAGGCGGTCGCCGCCGAGGTGGAGACCGCCATGGAGAAGGCGGCCCGCCGATGACACCGCAGATATCCCGGCTGCGCCCGCTGTCCGCGCGTATCCCCGGCTCCAAGAGCATCACCACCAGGGCCCTGCTCCTGGCCGCTGCGGCGAAGGGCACCAGCACGCTGTGGGCCCCTCTGGTCAGCCACGACACCCTCGCCTTCAGGGCGGCCCTCGGCAGCCTCGGCGTGGCGGTCGAGACCAGCCCCAGCGACCAGTTCTGGGACGTGACCGGCAACGGCCGCGGCCCCGTCGGCACGGGCGAGGTGTGGTGCGCCGACGCCGGTACGGCGGCCCGCTTCCTGCCCCCGTTCAGCGCGGCGGGCGAGGGGACCTTCACCTTCGACGGCTCCGAACAGCTCAGGGCCCGGCCGCTGAGCCCGCTGATGAAGGCCATGACCGCGCTCGGCGCCGAGCTGGAGACCCCGGTCCCGGGCCGCTTCCCGCTGACCGTACGGGCCAGTGGCCTGGAGGGCGGCGAGCTGCGGGTGGACTCCTCCATGAGCAGCCAGTTCCTCAGCGGCCTGCTGATGACCGCCCCCCTGATGCGGCATCCGGTCCGGGCCGACCTGAGCGGCTCCGTCAGCCGTCCCTACCTCGACATGACGCTGGCCCTGATGCGGCGCTTCGGCGCGGACGTCCAGGAGTCCGGGGACGGGGTGGTCGAGGTGCGGCCGGGCGGCTACCGGCCCGCCGCCGTCGTCATCGAACCCGACGCCTCCACCGCCTCGTACGTCTTCGCGGCCGCCGCCGCGACCGAGCACCGGGTGACCGTGCCCGGCCTCTGCGGCCGCAGCCTCCAGGGCGACCTGCGGTTCGTGGACACCCTGCGGCAGCTGGGCGCCCGGGTGGAGGTGTCGGACCGGGACGTCACCGTGACCGGCACCGGACGGCTGCGCGGCGGTCTCACCCTCGACATGGGCGACATCTCCGACACCTTCATGACCCTCGCGGCGATCGCTCCGCTCGCCGACGCGCCCCTGACCATCGGCGGGGTGCGGCACGCCCGGTTCAAGGAGTCGGACCGCATAGCGGCGGTGGCGCAGAACCTGCGCGCCTGCGGCATCCGGGTGGACGAGACGGAGGACTCGGTCACCGTCCACCCCGGCCCGCTGCGGCCCGCCCGCATCGCCTGCCACCGCGACCACCGGATCGCCATGGCGTTCTCGGTCCTGGGGCTGGCCGCGCAGGTTCCGCTGACGCTCGACGACCCGTCCTGCGTCACGAAGACCTTCCCCGGCTTCCACCAGGAGATGGCGCGGCTCTTCCCGTACTACGAAGTGCCGGAGTACCGCTGATGACCACGTACGCGCGCCGGAGGAAGGCGCAGTCCAAAGCCCACAGGAAAGCAGGGAAAGGATGAGCAGGTTGCGCTGGCTGACCGCGGGGGAGTCGCACGGCCCCGCACTCGTCGCGACGCTGGAGGGGCTTCCCGCAGGGGTCCCGGTCACCACGGAGCTGGTGGCGCAGGCCCTGGCCCGGCGGCGGCTCGGTTACGGCCGGGGCGCGCGGATGAAGTTCGAGCAGGACGAGGTGACCTTCCTCGGTGGCGTACGCCACGGCCTCACCCTGGGCTCCCCGGTCGCCGTCATGGTCGGCAACACCGAGTGGCCCAAGTGGGAGCAGGTCATGTCGGCCGACCCGGTCGACCCCGCCGAACTCGCGGGCCTCGCCCGCAACGCCCCCCTGACCCGCCCGCGTCCGGGCCACGCCGATCTGGCGGGGATGCAGAAGTACGGCTTCGAGGAGGCGCGCCCCGTGCTGGAGCGCGCCAGCGCCCGGGAGACCGCGGCGCGGGTGGCGCTCGGGGCGGTGGCCCGCTCGTATCTGAAGGAGACGGCCGGGATCGAGATCGTCAGCCATGTCGTGGAGCTGGGCGCCGCGCAGGCCCCGTACGGGGACGTGCCCGGACCCGGCGACGTGGAGCGGCTCGACGCGGACCCGGTGCGCTGCCTGGACGCCGACGCGTCCAAGGCGATGGTCGCCGAGATCGACCAGGCCCACCGGGACGGCGACACCCTGGGCGGCGTCGTCGAGGTCGTCGCCCACGGGGTGCCCGTAGGGCTCGGCTCGCACGTGCACTGGGACCGGCGCCTGGACGCCCGGCTCGCCGCGGCGCTCATGGGCATCCAGGCGATCAAGGGGGTCGAGGTCGGCGACGGCTTCGGTCTGGCGCGCGTGCCCGGCTCGCAGGCCCACGACGAGATCGTGCCCACCGCCGACGGCATCCGGCGCTCCTCCGGCCGCTCCGGCGGCACCGAGGGCGGCCTGACCACCGGTGAACTCCTGCGCGTACGGGCCGCGATGAAGCCCATCGCGACGGTTCCGCACGCCCTGGCCACCGTGGACGTCAGCACCGGCGAAGCGGCCGTCGCGCACCACCAGCGCTCGGACGTCTGCGCGGTGCCCGCCGCCGGGATCGTGGCGGAGGCGATGGTGGCCCTGGTCCTCGCGGACGCGGTGGCGGAGAAGTTCGGCGGCGACAGCGTGGCCGAGACCCGTCGTAACGTCTCCGGTTTCCTCGCCCACCTGGAGATCGCATGACCTCCCCCCTGGCCGTGCTCGTCGGCCCGCCCGGCGTGGGCAAGTCCTCGGTCGCACGCATCCTCGCGGCGCGTACGGGCACGGCGGTACGCGACACCGACCAGGACATCGAGCGGCTGACCGGCCGGACCGTCAGCCAGATCTTCGCCGAACGGGGCGAGCGGCACTTCCGCGCCATCGAGCACGAGGCGGTCCGCGCCGCGTTGCACGAGCACTCCGGGGTGCTCGCCCTGGGCGGCGGGGCCGTGGTGCGGGCCGGGACGCGCGAGGCGCTGCGCGGGCTGCCGGTCGTCTTCCTGGACGCCACCCTCGCCGATGTCCGCGAACGCCTGGGGGACGACGACTCCCGGCCGCTGCTGCGGGACGACTTCGGGAACCGGTGGCTCGGCCTGATGGCCACGCGGCGCCCCCTGTACCTGTCAGTGGCCCGAGCCGTGGTGTCCACGCACGGGCGCACCCCGGGGCAGGTCGCCTCGGCGGTGCAGTCCGAGCTGATCGGCGCGTCCGTGGGGGCCCTGCCATGACCGTCGTCCGCATCCCCGTCGCGGGGAGCGCCGGGAGCGACCCGTACGACGTCCTCGTCGGGCGTCAGCTCATGGGTGCCATCGGTGAGCTGGTCGGGCCGGCCCACCGCGTCGCGGTGATCCATCCGGCGGCGCTGGCCCCGCTGGGCGAGACCGTACGGGCGGACCTCGCCGCCCAGGGCTTCGAGGCGATCGCCGTCGAGGTGCCGGACGCGGAGGAGGCCAAGACCGCCGAGGCCGCCGCCCGCTGCTGGTCGGCCCTCGGGCGGGCCGGTTTCACCCGCAGCGATGTGATCGTCGGTGTCGGCGGCGGCGCGACCACGGACGTGGCCGGTTTCGTCGCGGCCAGCTGGCTGCGCGGGGTGCGGTGGATCGCGGTGCCCACCACCGTCCTCGGCATGGTCGACGCGGCCGTCGGCGGCAAGACCGGCATCAACACCGCCGAGGGCAAGAACCTCGTCGGCGCCTTCCACCCTCCGGCCGGCGTGCTCTGCGACCTCGCCGCGCTCGACTCGCTGCCGGTCCACGACTACGTCTCCGGCCTCGCCGAGATCATCAAGGCCGGTTTCATCGCCGACCCGGTCATCCTCGACCTGATCGAGGCCGACCCGGAGGCCGCCCGCAGCCCCGAGGGGAAGCACACCGCTGAGCTGATCGAGCGGGCGATCCGGGTCAAGGCGGACGTCGTCTCGGAGGACCTCAAGGAGTCCGGCCGGCGGGAGATCCTCAACTACGGGCACACCCTGGCCCACGCCATCGAGCGGAACGAGGGCTACCGCCTCCGGCACGGCGAGGCGGTCTCCGTCGGCCTGGTCTTCGCCGCGGAACTCGGCCGGGCGACGGGCCGTCTGGACCAGGCCACCGCCGACCGGCACCGCACGGTCCTGCGCTCGGTGGGCCTCCCGGTGACCTACCGGGGTGACCAGTGGCCCCGGCTCCTGGCCACCATGCGGCTCGACAAGAAGGCGCGCGGTGATCTGCTGCGCTTCGTCGTCCTGGACGGCCTGGCCAGGCCCGCCGTGCTGGCGGGCCCCGACCCGGCGCTCCTGCATACCGTCTACGCCGGGGGCTGCGCCTCGACGGCGGCCTCCCCGGCCTCCCGCACCGGCTCCTCCCCGGCCGCCTCCACCGGCTCCGCCGCGCGGAAGGCCGAGCGGTGACGGCGCGCCCACGCCCGGAACGTACCGGGCTCCCGGCCGGTCGCCTCCCGGACCCCGTGGTCCACGGCGCTCTTGGCTCCCCGGGCCTGCCGGTCCGCGCTTTCGAGGAGCGCCGCCGCGAGGGCGTCGGGGTAGCGGGAGCGCCACACGGCCAGGGCCTGTGCCTCGGTCAGCTCCTCGTGGCGTACCGGGCGGCCGAGGACCTCGCCGAGCTGCGCGGCCTGCTGCCGGGCCGACAGGGCGGCCGGTCCCGTCAGCGCGTACGCGCGTCCCGCGCACTCCGCGGAGGTCAGGGCGAGGGCGGCGGCCTCCGCCACGTCCCTGGGGTCGACGCAGGAGTTCGCGGAAGCGCCGTGCAGCGTGCGCACGACGCCCTCGGCGCGCACGGACCGTGTCCAGTCCAGGCAGTTGGACATGAAGGCGCGGGGGCGCAGCAGCGTCCAGGACATCCCGGACGCCCGTACGCGCTCCTCGCACGCCCGCTGCCAGCGGGTGATCGCGTCCTGCGCCTGCGGGTCGGTCACCGCGAGGGCCGAGACCTTCACGACGTGGCGGACCCCGGCCCGGCGCGCGGCGGTGAGGAGGTGCTCGTCGTGGGTGTCCCGCAGGGGGTCGAACGTGACCGCGAGGAGCGCGTCCGCCCCGGCGAGCGCCCGCGTCAGCGAGGAGGTGTCGTCCAGGTCCGCCTCGACGGCCGCGCCGGGCACCGGTAGGCGGGCCACCGCCCGCTCCGGGGAGCGGGTCAGGCAGCGCAGGTCGTACTGCGGGGCGAGGAGGCGGGCCACCCGGCTCCCCACCGTCCCCGTCGCGCCCGTCAGTGCAATACGCAAGGCCTCTCCTCTCTCCGGCTCCATGACTATCACCACGGCTGGCCCGGGGGCGATCACTATGCAAAGATAATAATGAGCACTATGTTTTTTGTCGGGCGGCCGTTCCCCCCGCCGCTCCGCGGCCCGGCCGCACTCACCCTGGAGGAAGTACGTTGACCACGAACAGCACAACACCCCGCCGGGCCTGGCTCGGCTTCACCCTGGTCCTCAGCCTGGTCGGGCTGGTGGCGATGGACAACTCCGTGCTCTACCTCGCGATGCCGAGCATCAACGAGGCGATCTCCCCCAGCGCGGGCCAGTCCCTGTGGATCGTCGACATCTACGGCTTCGTGGTGGCCTCGCTGCTCATCGCGTTCGGCAACCTCGGCGACCGGCACGGCCGGCTGAAGTTCCTGCTCGGCGGCGCGATGCTCTTCGGTATCGGCTCGGCGGGCGCCACCTTCGCCACCAGCCCGGAACTCCTCATCGCCTCACGCGGGCTGATGGGACTCGGTGGCGCGACGCTGCTGCCCTCGGGCCTGGCGATCGTCAGCAACCTCTTCCCCGACGCGAAGCAGCGGGCCCGGGCGATCGGGATCTTCGCGGCCACCTTCGCGGCGGGCTTCGCGGTCGGCCCGGTCGCGGGCGGTCTGCTCCTCGACCGCTTCTGGTGGGGCTCGGTGTTCCTGATCAACCTCCCCGTCGTGGTGGTCTTCCTGGCCTTCGCCCCGAAGCTCCTCAAGGAGGTCCGGGAGGCCCGGCCCGGCCGGGTGGACGCGCTGAGCGTGGTGCAGTCCGCGGTCGGCATCCTGCTCGCCGTCTACTCCGTCAAGGCCGCCGCGGCCGAGGGGTTCTCGCTGGAGCAGCTCGCCATCGGCGTGCTGGGTGTGGCCATCCTGGTCTGGTTCGTGCGCCGGCAGTTCACGCTGGAGGAGCCGCTGCTCGACCTCGGCCTCTTCCGCGACCGGGTCTTCACCGTCGCCGTACTGACCGGACTCCTCTCCCTGGTGGCCTGGGCCGCGGCCGGGTACCTCAGCGGTGTCTACCTCCAGTCGGTGCTCGGCTTCACGGTGCTCACCGCGGCGTTCCTCGCCCTGCCCGGCGCGGCCGTGCTCACCGTGGCCTGCATCGGCACGGCGGGTGTCGTCGACCGGATCGGCAAGCGGGCCTCGCTGATCGCCTCGCACTTCTTCATCGGCACCGGGCTCCTGCTGCTGATGTTCACCGGCACCTCCGCCGGTGCGGCGCTGTACATCGCCTCGACCGTCATCGCGGGCGTCGGCTACGGGCTCTCCTTCAGCCTGGTCGCGGAGACCGCCGTCGCGGCGGTGCCCGCCGAGCGGGCCGGTTCGGCCGGGGCGATCGCGGAGATGAGCAACGAGCTGGGCGGCGCGCTCGGCATCTCCCTGCTCGGCTCGCTCGCCGCGTTCTTCTTCCGCTTCCTCGGCCCCGGTACGGCGGGCACCCTCGACACGACGCTGTCCACGCCGGGGCTGTCCGACGAGACGGCCGCCCAGGCCAAGGACGCCTTCGTCACCGGACTGCACGCGGCGATCGGCGTCGCGGCCGCGCTCACGCTCGCGCTCGGCGTTCTCGCGGTGCGCTGGCTGCCGCGCGAGGACCGGGACACGACGGCCGGGGCCCCGGACCGGCAGGAGCAGACCGTGTCCTGAGGACGTGGGACCCGCGACAGGGTGTG
Encoded here:
- the aroC gene encoding chorismate synthase; translated protein: MSRLRWLTAGESHGPALVATLEGLPAGVPVTTELVAQALARRRLGYGRGARMKFEQDEVTFLGGVRHGLTLGSPVAVMVGNTEWPKWEQVMSADPVDPAELAGLARNAPLTRPRPGHADLAGMQKYGFEEARPVLERASARETAARVALGAVARSYLKETAGIEIVSHVVELGAAQAPYGDVPGPGDVERLDADPVRCLDADASKAMVAEIDQAHRDGDTLGGVVEVVAHGVPVGLGSHVHWDRRLDARLAAALMGIQAIKGVEVGDGFGLARVPGSQAHDEIVPTADGIRRSSGRSGGTEGGLTTGELLRVRAAMKPIATVPHALATVDVSTGEAAVAHHQRSDVCAVPAAGIVAEAMVALVLADAVAEKFGGDSVAETRRNVSGFLAHLEIA
- the tkt gene encoding transketolase yields the protein MQSPPQTAQDQPTQHPEDWSAQDWSALDQRAVDTARALAMDAVQHAGHGHPGTAMSLAPAAYVLFQKVMAHDPADPGWEGRDRFVLSAGHASLLLYVQLMLAGYPLTLDDLKAFRRHGSLTPGHPEHGHTPGVETTTGPLGQGIANAVGMAMAARYERGLYDPEAATGTSPFDHTVWVIAGDGDLQEGVCAEASSLAGHQKLGNLVVLYDDNHISIEGDTSTAFSEDVLQRYASYGWHVQRVEPKPDGDLDPRALREAFLAAKEVRDRPTLIAARSVIAWPAPRAKGTAAAHGAALGAQEVAATKEVLGLDPARSFHVPDEVLAHTRTALVRGRAAHTAWAGKLAQWRDAHPRRAAEYDRITQGQPPAGWENKLPVFEPGTSVATRKASGTVLAALGPLLPELWGGSADLAGSNNTTIDSSSSFLPLGNALPQADPYGRTVHFGIREHAMASVMNGVALHGATRIYGGTFLVFSDYMRPAVRLAALMRLPVTYVWTHDSVGLGEDGPTHQPVEQLATLRAIPGLNVVRPADANETAAAWAEILRRHSADPAPHGIVLSRQNLPVYPPNELVPRGGYVFREAEGGVPQALLVATGSEVSLAVAAQELLAKRGIAARVVSMPCLEWFMEQDRSYRDQVLPPDVRVRVTVEAGVGLGWDRIAGEAGRVMSLERFGASADGALLFREFGFTPEAVAAEVETAMEKAARR
- a CDS encoding shikimate kinase, with protein sequence MTSPLAVLVGPPGVGKSSVARILAARTGTAVRDTDQDIERLTGRTVSQIFAERGERHFRAIEHEAVRAALHEHSGVLALGGGAVVRAGTREALRGLPVVFLDATLADVRERLGDDDSRPLLRDDFGNRWLGLMATRRPLYLSVARAVVSTHGRTPGQVASAVQSELIGASVGALP
- the aroB gene encoding 3-dehydroquinate synthase; protein product: MTVVRIPVAGSAGSDPYDVLVGRQLMGAIGELVGPAHRVAVIHPAALAPLGETVRADLAAQGFEAIAVEVPDAEEAKTAEAAARCWSALGRAGFTRSDVIVGVGGGATTDVAGFVAASWLRGVRWIAVPTTVLGMVDAAVGGKTGINTAEGKNLVGAFHPPAGVLCDLAALDSLPVHDYVSGLAEIIKAGFIADPVILDLIEADPEAARSPEGKHTAELIERAIRVKADVVSEDLKESGRREILNYGHTLAHAIERNEGYRLRHGEAVSVGLVFAAELGRATGRLDQATADRHRTVLRSVGLPVTYRGDQWPRLLATMRLDKKARGDLLRFVVLDGLARPAVLAGPDPALLHTVYAGGCASTAASPASRTGSSPAASTGSAARKAER
- the aroA gene encoding 3-phosphoshikimate 1-carboxyvinyltransferase; protein product: MTPQISRLRPLSARIPGSKSITTRALLLAAAAKGTSTLWAPLVSHDTLAFRAALGSLGVAVETSPSDQFWDVTGNGRGPVGTGEVWCADAGTAARFLPPFSAAGEGTFTFDGSEQLRARPLSPLMKAMTALGAELETPVPGRFPLTVRASGLEGGELRVDSSMSSQFLSGLLMTAPLMRHPVRADLSGSVSRPYLDMTLALMRRFGADVQESGDGVVEVRPGGYRPAAVVIEPDASTASYVFAAAAATEHRVTVPGLCGRSLQGDLRFVDTLRQLGARVEVSDRDVTVTGTGRLRGGLTLDMGDISDTFMTLAAIAPLADAPLTIGGVRHARFKESDRIAAVAQNLRACGIRVDETEDSVTVHPGPLRPARIACHRDHRIAMAFSVLGLAAQVPLTLDDPSCVTKTFPGFHQEMARLFPYYEVPEYR
- a CDS encoding NAD(P)H-binding protein; translated protein: MRIALTGATGTVGSRVARLLAPQYDLRCLTRSPERAVARLPVPGAAVEADLDDTSSLTRALAGADALLAVTFDPLRDTHDEHLLTAARRAGVRHVVKVSALAVTDPQAQDAITRWQRACEERVRASGMSWTLLRPRAFMSNCLDWTRSVRAEGVVRTLHGASANSCVDPRDVAEAAALALTSAECAGRAYALTGPAALSARQQAAQLGEVLGRPVRHEELTEAQALAVWRSRYPDALAAALLESADRQARGAKSAVDHGVREATGREPGTFRAWARRHRSAFRAAEPVEAAGEEPVREAGEAAVEAQPPA
- a CDS encoding MFS transporter; the protein is MDNSVLYLAMPSINEAISPSAGQSLWIVDIYGFVVASLLIAFGNLGDRHGRLKFLLGGAMLFGIGSAGATFATSPELLIASRGLMGLGGATLLPSGLAIVSNLFPDAKQRARAIGIFAATFAAGFAVGPVAGGLLLDRFWWGSVFLINLPVVVVFLAFAPKLLKEVREARPGRVDALSVVQSAVGILLAVYSVKAAAAEGFSLEQLAIGVLGVAILVWFVRRQFTLEEPLLDLGLFRDRVFTVAVLTGLLSLVAWAAAGYLSGVYLQSVLGFTVLTAAFLALPGAAVLTVACIGTAGVVDRIGKRASLIASHFFIGTGLLLLMFTGTSAGAALYIASTVIAGVGYGLSFSLVAETAVAAVPAERAGSAGAIAEMSNELGGALGISLLGSLAAFFFRFLGPGTAGTLDTTLSTPGLSDETAAQAKDAFVTGLHAAIGVAAALTLALGVLAVRWLPREDRDTTAGAPDRQEQTVS